From Toxorhynchites rutilus septentrionalis strain SRP chromosome 2, ASM2978413v1, whole genome shotgun sequence, a single genomic window includes:
- the LOC129766962 gene encoding uncharacterized protein LOC129766962, with protein sequence MATYAYKANPNGHCRLCTDKNTKEDMVACDECDRWFHISCVGLTYLPKKEERWICPKCMSTEKELMELKVKVRQSVSGNSLQEILQENRAAMEALVKSMRTVNLESKPSTSNQIENSDGQEQEAEPEWTVYLKRQALMSLPRFGGAAREWPNFKKGFDETTKQGQFNRLENLNRLQTVLYGNAERSVRQLMMDPNNMDQIIDRLEDNFGRPELVYKELLAELTNIKRESRNLITEISEALDNLVCNVSLMDREEFLIDHRLVEEIIRKMPYGLQVKWTEEMYDGAKTLADLNEWLKPHSRTNRLLNGTSRPQPREINRPQPRELRPERRVNINTHQENRPTNQQKCEACRGSHKLLECTRFKAMKPEKRNELAFKAKVCLSCLAFTNHMMRDCKRAKQCGINGCKFKHHPLIHKSQERNTSGQNESEGRSSPNTREGEIHNHQQITKSNVFYQIVPVTLKNNDKIINTFAFLDAGSSLSLIDEEIANKLGLNGRIDPLMLKWTQNVTRNEQNSRRVQVRINGNNEKEYVMKGVRTIKNLQLPEQSFNKEVMEKRYPYLKNLPLSSYSSIRPTILIGLSHSHLLIPFERRMRKPNEPTALRTKLGWFMFGNISSNVQGGHIMVIQQEEDMNKALQKYFSTEDFGVKLDGRYEVELLWKDEETKFPNSYNNAAKRLTTSERMLKKDPELKKWAIETFADYEKKGYIRKLSEEEIMKPVSRVYYLPHFIVHNKNKLPPKPRLVFDAAAKIQGVSFNTELLSGPDATTSLFGVLVRFREGAIAVCGDIKEMFHQVRIRAEDQHAQRFLWRDCDSSKKPAVYVMQVMTFGSTCSPSCAQAVKNHNAEKFRKYCPVATEAIIKQHYVDDYLDSFEELDKAAEIVLHVMKIHDHAGFHIRNFVSNSRELLQSLPSERVQISGIKMFEEKDSMTEKVLGVYWNTTSDTLGYQIKLDKLGSDVTQMLRLPTKREVLAFVMSVYDPLGLISNITVHGRILMQRLHIENIDSDDEIPEKLQSDWQHWLEIIKSAESVTIPRYILEERTGEVELHTFVDASEKAFCACVYVRSISGNTPHVRLLSAKSRVAPVKPLSIPRLELQAAVLGSRLTKTIIEETRLKIVSKTFWSDSQTVLSWIKSPKRRSVFVMHRVGEILEDNRKNEWRWVPTDENPADEGTKEKLGKSQWFEGPDFLKLSESSWPSTEEKEKDEELRETVLVHEELSKLSFIDKYKEYSDWWKLVKNLCVLNRTKERLRRGYIPDIEYKVYQRAENVLYRKMQWEAFPTEMETLFNGGTIASGPLVSYAPFLDEAGVMRSGGRLKKAMSVHMDYKNANIAPTKASIYVFDRESNTRKIFPPRRKHRHSSITAEVLDTAYKNNISKRQEELQ encoded by the exons ATGGCTACATATGCGTATAAAGCCAACCCAAATGGGCACTGCCGTCTGTGTACGGATAAAAATACCAAAGAGGACATGGTCGCATGCGATGAATGCGATCGGTGGTTCCACATATCATGTGTGGGACTCACATATCTACCTAAAAAGGAGGAAAGGTGGATATGCCCTAAGTGCATGAGCACGGAAAAGGAATTAATGGAACTGAAGGTCAAAGTAAGACAATCAGTTTCCGGAAATAGCTTGCAGGAAATCCTGCAAGAGAACAGAGCGGCAATGGAAGCTCTGGTGAAGTCCATGAGGACAGTAAATTTAGAATCAAAACCAAGCACTTCAAATCAAATTGAAAATAGCGATGGTCAAGAACAGGAGGCAGAACCAGAATGGACTGTCTACCTGAAACGGCAGGCATTGATGAGCTTGCCAAGGTTTGGAGGCGCGGCACGAGAATGgccaaattttaaaaaaggcTTTGATGAGACCACAAAACAAGGTCAATTTAACAggcttgaaaatttgaatcgcCTGCAAACAGTGCTGTACGGAAACGCAGAGAGGAGCGTCCGACAGCTAATGATGGATCCAAATAATATGGACCAAATAATTGATAGACTAGAAGATAATTTCGGAAGACCCGAACTAGTCTATAAAGAATTACTAGCCGAACTCACCAATATCAAAAGGGAGAGTCGGAATTTGATTACCGAGATATCCGAAGCACTGGATAATCTCGTCTGTAATGTTTCTCTTATGGATAGAGAAGAATTCCTGATTGACCACCGATTGGTGGAAGAGATCATAAGGAAAATGCCCTACGGTCTACAGGTGAAGTGGACCGAAGAGATGTACGACGGGGCAAAGACTTTGGCTGATCTCAATGAGTGGCTGAAGCCTCATTCGAGAACCAATAGACTGCTGAATGGAACCAGCAGGCCGCAGCCGCGAGAAATAAATAGACCGCAGCCGCGAGAACTAAGGCCTGAGCGTAGAGTCAATATAAATACGCATCAGGAGAACCGACCAACAAACCAACAAAAATGTGAAGCATGTCGAGGAAGTCACAAACTCCTCGAATGCACCAGATTCAAGGCTATGAAGCCTgaaaaaagaaatgaattaGCCTTTAAGGCAAAGGTATGCTTGAGCTGTCTTGCATTTACAAACCATATGATGCGAGACTGCAAAAGAGCAAAACAATGTGGAATTAATGGATGTAAGTTCAAACATCATCCATTGATTCATAAATCTCAAGAGAGAAATACAAGTGGTCAAAATGAATCGGAAGGACGAAGTAGTCCAAATACACGAGAGGGTGAGATACACAAtcaccaacaaataacaaaatcCAACGTATTCTACCAAATAGTTCCTGTGACGCtgaaaaataatgacaaaatcaTCAACACGTTTGCCTTCTTGGATGCGGGGTCATCACTCTCTCTTATAGACGAGGAGATTGCGAACAAGTTAGGGCTCAACGGAAGAATTGATCCGTTGATGCTAAAGTGGACGCAGAACGTCACGAGAAACGAACAAAACAGCCGTAGAGTTCAGGTACGAATCAACGGCAACAATGAAAAAGAATACGTCATGAAAGGAGTGAGAACGATAAAGAATCTCCAACTCCCAGAGCAAAGCTTCAACAAGGAGGTGATGGAGAAAAGGTATCCATACCTCAAGAATCTGCCGTTGAGCAGTTACAGCAGTATACGCCCGACAATATTGATTGGACTGAGTCACAGTCATTTGTTAATTCCATTCGAAAGGCGAATGAGAAAACCGAACGAGCCCACAGCGCTACGAACCAAACTTGGATGGTTCATGTTCGGCAACATATCGTCCAACGTGCAAGGCGGACACATCATGGTCATACAGCAAGAAGAAGACATGAACAAGGCTTTGCAGAAATATTTCTCCACCGAAGACTTCGGTGTGAAATTG GATGGTAGATACGAAGTTGAACTGCTATGGAAAGATGAGGAAACGAAATTTCCAAATAGCTACAACAATGCAGCAAAAAGGCTGACAACAAGTGAGAGAATGTTAAAGAAAGACCCAGAGTTGAAAAAATGGGCAATAGAAACATTTGCGGATTACGAGAAGAAAGGCTACATCCGCAAACTGTCAGAGGAAGAAATTATGAAGCCGGTATCAAGAGTGTATTATCTTCCACACTTTATTGTGCACAACAAAAATAAGTTGCCACCTAAGCCAAGGTTGGTTTTCGATGCGGCGGCAAAGATACAAGGTGTATCATTCAACACGGAACTGTTATCGGGGCCGGATGCTACTACGTCATTGTTCGGCGTTTTAGTAAGATTCCGAGAAGGAGCAATTGCTGTATGTGGAGACATCAAAGAGATGTTCCATCAAGTACGAATCCGAGCTGAAGATCAACACGCTCAGAGATTCTTATGGAGAGATTGTGATAGCAGTAAGAAACCTGCTGTATACGTAATGCAGGTGATGACATTCGGATCAACCTGTTCACCGTCATGTGCACAAGCGGTTAAAAACCACAACGCAGAAAAATTCAGGAAATATTGTCCAGTGGCGACTGAAGCAATCATAAAGCAACACTACGTCGACGATTATCTGGATAGTTTTGAAGAGCTCGATAAGGCAGCAGAGATAGTACTACATGTTATGAAAATTCACGATCACGCGGGTTTCCACATCAGAAACTTTGTGTCAAACAGCAGAGAACTTCTTCAAAGTTTACCCTCGGAACGTGTACAAATTTCCGGAATCAAAATGTTCGAAGAAAAAGATTCAATGACAGAAAAGGTACTTGGTGTATATTGGAACACCACGTCTGACACACTCGGCTATCAAATCAAATTAGACAAGCTAGGAAGTGATGTTACACAAATGCTACGTTTACCAACAAAGAGAGAGGTACTAGCTTTCGTGATGAGTGTCTACGATCCACTTGGACTCATCTCAAATATAACTGTGCATGGAAGAATCCTCATGCAAAGGCTGCACATAGAAAATATAGATTCTGATGACGAAATTCCCGAGAAGTTGCAGTCAgactggcaacactggttagAAATTATTAAATCTGCTGAGAGCGTAACGATACCAAGATACATCCTCGAAGAAAGAACAGGTGAAGTAGAACTACATACCTTTGTAGATGCTTCTGAGAAAGCATTTTGTGCATGTGTGTACGTAAGAAGTATATCTGGAAACACACCACACGTAAGACTTCTATCAGCAAAGTCTAGAGTAGCACCAGTCAAACCATTGAGCATACCACGCCTAGAGCTACAAGCAGCCGTGTTAGGAAGCCGATTAACCAAAACGATAATAGAAGAAACAAGACTAAAGATTGTTAGCAAAACATTTTGGAGTGATTCACAGACCGTATTGTCATGGATCAAGAGTCCAAAACGAAGAAGCGTATTTGTGATGCATCGAGTAGGTGAAATCCTGGAAGATAACAGGAAAAATGAATGGCGATGGGTGCCAACAGATGAAAATCCAGCCGATGAAGGCACAAAGGAAAAGCTAGGAAAATCACAATGGTTTGAAGGACCTGATTTCCTAAAGCTCTCAGAATCGTCATGGCCTTCCACTGAAGAGAAGGAAAAAGACGAAGAGTTGAGAGAAACAGTGCTAGTTCACGAAGAACTAAGCAAACTTAGTTTCATCGATAAGTACAAGGAGTACTCAGATTGGTGGAAGTTGGTGAAGAACCTTTGTGTATTAAACAGGACAAAGGAAAGATTACGTCGTGGATATATTCCAGACATTGAGTACAAAGTCTACCAAAGAGCTGAGAACGTGCTCTATAGAAAGATGCAATGGGAAGCGTTTCCAACAGAGATGGAAACTTTATTCAATGGCGGAACAATAGCGTCAGGACCATTGGTCAGTTACGCACCCTTCCTAGACGAGGCAGGGGTAATGAGAAGTGGTGGACgtttgaagaaagccatgtcagTACACATGGACTACAAGAACGCCAATATTGCTCCCACAAAAGCATCCATATACGTATTTGATCGTGAAAGCAACACACGAAAGATATTTCCACCACGGCGAAAACACCGTCATAGCAGCATTACGGCAGAAGTATTGGATACTGCATATAAGAACAATATTAGCAAACGTCAAGAAGAATTGCAATAG